Proteins found in one Triticum aestivum cultivar Chinese Spring chromosome 4D, IWGSC CS RefSeq v2.1, whole genome shotgun sequence genomic segment:
- the LOC123097294 gene encoding uncharacterized protein, with the protein MDGSSATSPLGQSTVPIIANCVPTLSAVESVNSAQNQDFSDATSFAEINSPMLLINESSTPKKKQSFSQEGSLYKPQCDEELKPKVGMIFDDIGSVLEFYRTYAHNVGFGVRLGQQRVVNNVLKWKSSFQ; encoded by the exons ATGGATGGAAGTAGTGCAACGTCGCCTTTAGGGCAGTCTACAGTTCCAATAATCGCAAACTGTGTACCAACATTATCAG CCGTGGAATCGGTCAACAGTGCTCAAAATCAAGATTTCAGCGATGCCACCTCATTTGCAGAGATTAATTCCCCAATGCTTCTCATTAATGAATCTAGTACACCGAAGAAGAAACAATCCTTCTCTCAAGAG GGTTCTTTGTACAAACCCCAGTGTGACGAGGAACTGAAGCCCAAAGTAGGGATGATATTTGATGACATTGGCTCGGTACTAGAATTTTACAGGACATATGCTCACAATGTCGGATTCGGTGTACGTCTCGGACAACAAAGGGTCGTCAATAATGTGCTTAAGTGGAAGAGCTCTTTTCAGTAA